A section of the Roseivirga sp. BDSF3-8 genome encodes:
- a CDS encoding JAB domain-containing protein produces MYKTTLPQVNHVTEIQVTYTQKVKAKDRPLIKSPYAAYQVLRATWDDGLINLVEQFRILMLNTRKRVIGSLLIGQGDSGSTPADAIQIFAGAIQCKARYIVLAHNHPSGSLTPSRQDIITTTSLEMGAAYLGLRIYDHIILTNDAYFSFRDNGHLIKK; encoded by the coding sequence ATGTATAAAACCACCCTGCCCCAGGTCAATCATGTTACTGAAATTCAGGTTACTTATACCCAAAAAGTGAAGGCCAAAGACCGGCCCCTCATAAAGTCACCCTATGCGGCTTATCAGGTGCTCCGGGCCACGTGGGATGATGGACTGATAAACCTGGTAGAACAGTTCAGAATCCTGATGCTCAACACGCGCAAAAGGGTAATAGGCTCACTTTTGATAGGGCAGGGGGACTCCGGTTCTACCCCCGCCGATGCTATCCAGATATTTGCAGGCGCCATTCAGTGTAAGGCCAGGTATATCGTATTAGCTCATAATCACCCTTCCGGATCATTAACGCCCAGCCGGCAGGATATAATCACCACTACCTCACTGGAAATGGGAGCAGCTTACCTGGGCCTGCGTATATATGATCATATCATACTGACTAATGACGCCTACTTTAGCTTCAGGGATAACGGGCATCTCATTAAAAAGTAA
- a CDS encoding DNA/RNA non-specific endonuclease — translation MMKGRPFLRLWVKVWVCMVLCLWGVFGQAAAQSAVQASLQIFPPHSVYLSHYSQPGSLQVQLLLRDLTEPSYPVQLRWTIEGPGIRLSTRQGYQGNVITLQGGMPRLLSAPELAGGLSPDALDFSGYDRGQFAQSGGQLPEGFYRFTVQAYDFRRPDVPLSAPATATAWLVLADPPLLNLPACNSQLTCPPGQPLLFQWTPMHRGSGLSGIAYEFTLVEVRGGLPPEEAMRTLPPLYQTVTRQTSLTYGLELPPLQEGLTYAWRVRAQLDDPSLSRLDARSEETFKNQGYSRVCAFVPGTPVADLPPLSDLTAEALSHVHAKFSFAGYHRDNRRSQATTYRLQYRPTHQPDWPWRSVDITDTVYIARELAPGTPYEVKAGVVRNGIASQWSQVTAFTTQAPPEQACYDDEGPLPEITNREPLPNALVGDQIAVGKFTMRLQEVRGGDGVFSGRGTIYVPWMGLTLPVQFDRIIINTDYRMTDGLVHALSKPLDEWREGIEEFWEDRQQLADTTITVSGYLEAVTIKKQEGQEDTEEEITEGPRTYVVTLASGETIEIQQPADQSVAVTDSQGRTIVIDEEGRIGPIIEPEADTPVLATGDRISQPVYFTAYEHQHYGFDTQLHDAYAEHYESLPVEASEAGENSEYPIVWKALATGQTDRVNLQGDTANLKLYTETGQPVPILEKTDDEHYTLLLTGQGDKEESYLQAIRTNAEDSTESLSGQLNTVSYAPEHLTLKVVPVNGAGYMKAGRGKDILKALKATYGPAVVNWTVIYDDAFTADYDTDGDGALDDGGTGMLSNYTPEMRKLIRRYEQAHKTADGTYYLFLVHIPKSAIDEDGTHNARAGFMPYKRQFGFIFTSRIGNPDHFDKTIAHELGHGAFRLQHTFVEAPALEEWATDNLMDYTFFGTQLHKHQWDLIHNPRPVWGLLTGDEEVSAFGEGPGGICLGDEEAIRTLNSRYTHFYLPDGRILDTRGSLQVSGFFPYSADEPQATRGTVFSLRPEAYDYTHVYTSAEEKNTTYGFGLKITPTGLSTIKAENLTLPESSDKAVRVRINKEGRAIEVLDQTGSLVETIPFTRDCACNEVTPSEAQTFAFDDHTSHYVDKARDLGKPVTGAIHHTSEIIHALLASVNAQKPTHAKDEAFLGHILADKLLTYEAFNEGRKFYVVPVEVNTLSLSQSSWDQVARTVFEEASLTADDILITVPYVRCSGIGNDLGEYFFMPGLAYGDNIRIDHSQLKKGQYKNTQRVASFQAGIISPVEDFVVDVFRHTAKKMLLYKAIYNASNTVECIEIRKDDVSGQAFNKTIRLYYQSSVDDLAQLLEEQKAELKKAEDDLNEFLRNPHASAGQKQEARRATARLTEVYKIRHAEQKLVFLRTQSQNKVLTSYQSKFFDLKIREQYLDVPFEHKNIKDVDLPHTFGLAYIYTDAFNDLRKSIYSSQEDLSINWESEWAFTDKTDYILKQYDQTVYNSIDGASVALGCFGLDFIADGVGLGYSLFRGDVVQAGGYSVGVLVIGPEGVVIAKASVSALVVLITKNGLEEGGEQLGRRALLKLGQKYADEGVISREAFAELQSLEERELAAALKAALNGRRLPGELPFLSQLHEEALSTVSRWDEAVYLKLEDDLASNPAFAEKFFDLANTDPGVVETWIRFGESPLRINVKYLEGIREFPSTWKINYSNSTTKVYDGNENFLAELKEDLVIAPGGSSGSWNQLLNKIPIPNHSYEVDGYIFKTDNLSRVGEVQGLLRPIERGRNTNQQGLSVSLKDGIVGQDDGGHLIANILYGPGEQINYLPMTSALNRGDWKSMENSWKAALNEGKDVNIEIIPIFEGDVKRPEAFQVDYWINGVRERKFFEN, via the coding sequence ATGATGAAAGGGAGGCCGTTTCTACGGCTTTGGGTGAAGGTATGGGTGTGTATGGTGCTCTGCCTGTGGGGGGTATTTGGGCAGGCCGCTGCCCAGTCCGCCGTGCAGGCCAGCCTGCAAATCTTTCCGCCCCACAGCGTCTACCTGAGCCACTACAGCCAGCCCGGCAGCCTGCAGGTGCAGCTCCTGCTGCGTGACCTCACCGAGCCCAGTTACCCCGTGCAGCTCCGCTGGACCATCGAAGGCCCCGGCATACGGCTCAGCACCCGCCAGGGCTATCAAGGCAACGTCATCACCCTGCAGGGCGGCATGCCCCGCCTGCTCTCCGCCCCCGAGCTCGCTGGTGGCCTCTCACCCGACGCACTAGACTTCAGCGGCTACGACCGCGGGCAATTTGCCCAAAGCGGCGGCCAGCTCCCCGAAGGCTTCTACCGCTTCACCGTACAGGCCTACGACTTCAGAAGGCCCGACGTGCCCCTTTCTGCTCCTGCTACCGCCACCGCCTGGCTCGTTCTTGCCGATCCGCCCCTGCTCAACCTGCCTGCCTGCAACAGCCAGCTCACCTGCCCACCCGGCCAGCCTTTGCTCTTCCAGTGGACCCCCATGCACCGGGGCAGCGGCCTTAGCGGCATCGCCTACGAATTCACCCTGGTAGAAGTGCGCGGCGGCCTGCCGCCCGAAGAGGCCATGCGCACCCTGCCACCCCTCTACCAGACCGTCACCCGCCAGACCAGCCTCACCTACGGCCTCGAGCTACCGCCCCTGCAGGAAGGCCTCACCTACGCCTGGCGGGTTAGGGCGCAACTGGACGACCCGTCTCTATCTCGACTTGACGCTCGATCGGAAGAGACCTTCAAAAACCAGGGCTACAGCCGGGTCTGCGCCTTTGTGCCCGGTACCCCCGTGGCCGACCTGCCTCCCCTCAGCGACCTTACTGCCGAGGCCCTCAGCCACGTCCACGCCAAATTCTCCTTTGCCGGCTACCACAGAGACAACCGCCGTAGCCAGGCCACCACCTACCGGCTGCAGTATCGCCCCACCCACCAGCCCGACTGGCCCTGGCGCAGCGTTGATATCACCGACACCGTCTACATCGCCCGGGAGCTCGCCCCCGGCACCCCCTACGAAGTAAAGGCCGGCGTGGTGCGCAACGGCATCGCCAGCCAATGGAGCCAGGTCACCGCCTTTACCACCCAGGCCCCGCCTGAGCAAGCCTGCTATGACGATGAAGGCCCCCTGCCTGAGATCACCAACCGGGAACCCCTGCCCAATGCCCTGGTCGGTGACCAGATCGCCGTGGGCAAGTTCACCATGCGCCTGCAGGAAGTCCGCGGTGGCGACGGGGTGTTCAGCGGAAGAGGCACCATCTACGTCCCCTGGATGGGGCTTACCCTTCCCGTACAGTTCGACCGCATCATCATCAACACCGACTACCGGATGACCGACGGGCTCGTCCATGCCCTCAGCAAGCCCCTAGATGAGTGGCGGGAAGGCATAGAAGAGTTCTGGGAAGACCGCCAGCAACTGGCCGATACCACCATCACCGTCTCCGGCTACCTTGAAGCCGTCACCATCAAGAAACAGGAAGGCCAGGAGGACACAGAGGAAGAAATTACAGAAGGCCCCCGCACCTACGTTGTCACCCTCGCCAGCGGTGAGACCATTGAGATCCAACAGCCCGCCGACCAGAGTGTGGCCGTAACTGACAGCCAGGGCCGCACCATCGTCATCGATGAAGAAGGCCGCATAGGCCCCATAATCGAGCCGGAGGCAGACACACCTGTACTCGCCACTGGCGACCGCATCAGCCAGCCCGTCTACTTCACCGCCTACGAGCACCAACACTACGGCTTTGACACCCAATTGCATGACGCCTACGCTGAGCACTATGAAAGCCTGCCTGTAGAGGCAAGCGAAGCCGGAGAAAACAGCGAATACCCCATCGTCTGGAAAGCCTTAGCCACCGGCCAGACCGACAGAGTAAACCTTCAAGGTGATACAGCTAATCTTAAGCTCTACACAGAAACCGGCCAGCCCGTCCCCATCCTCGAAAAGACCGATGATGAGCACTATACCCTGCTACTCACCGGCCAGGGCGACAAGGAAGAAAGCTACCTGCAGGCCATACGCACCAATGCTGAAGACAGCACTGAGAGCCTCAGCGGCCAACTCAACACCGTTAGCTACGCCCCCGAGCACCTCACCCTGAAGGTAGTGCCCGTCAACGGCGCAGGCTACATGAAGGCCGGCCGTGGGAAAGACATCCTCAAGGCCCTGAAAGCCACCTACGGCCCCGCCGTAGTCAACTGGACCGTCATCTATGATGATGCCTTTACCGCTGACTACGACACCGACGGAGACGGTGCCCTGGACGACGGGGGTACCGGTATGCTCTCCAACTACACCCCTGAGATGAGGAAGCTCATCAGGCGCTATGAGCAGGCGCATAAGACAGCAGACGGCACCTACTACCTCTTCCTGGTCCACATCCCCAAAAGCGCCATAGACGAAGACGGAACGCACAACGCCAGGGCCGGTTTTATGCCCTACAAGCGGCAGTTCGGCTTTATCTTCACCTCCCGCATCGGCAACCCCGACCACTTCGACAAGACCATCGCCCACGAGCTCGGCCATGGCGCCTTCCGCCTCCAGCACACCTTCGTGGAGGCTCCCGCCCTGGAGGAGTGGGCCACCGACAACCTGATGGACTACACCTTTTTCGGCACCCAGCTGCACAAACACCAGTGGGACCTCATCCACAACCCCCGGCCCGTATGGGGCCTGCTGACCGGGGATGAGGAGGTTTCTGCCTTTGGTGAAGGACCGGGAGGCATCTGCCTGGGAGACGAAGAAGCCATCCGGACACTCAACAGCCGGTATACCCATTTCTACCTGCCCGACGGCCGCATCCTCGATACCCGGGGCAGCCTGCAGGTATCAGGCTTCTTCCCTTATAGTGCTGATGAACCTCAAGCCACCAGGGGCACCGTGTTTTCTCTAAGGCCGGAAGCATACGACTACACCCACGTCTACACCTCAGCCGAAGAAAAGAACACCACCTATGGTTTTGGCCTGAAAATCACCCCCACAGGCCTGAGTACCATAAAAGCCGAAAACCTCACCCTGCCGGAAAGCTCAGATAAAGCCGTCAGAGTAAGGATCAATAAAGAAGGCCGTGCCATAGAAGTGCTGGACCAGACAGGCAGCCTTGTAGAAACCATTCCCTTTACCCGGGACTGCGCCTGCAACGAAGTCACCCCCTCTGAAGCGCAAACCTTTGCCTTCGATGATCATACCAGCCACTACGTAGACAAAGCCCGCGATTTAGGGAAACCCGTGACCGGCGCTATCCACCACACTAGCGAAATCATCCATGCCCTTTTAGCCAGTGTCAATGCGCAAAAGCCCACCCATGCAAAAGATGAGGCCTTCCTGGGCCACATCCTTGCCGATAAGCTCCTCACCTACGAAGCATTTAATGAAGGCCGTAAGTTCTATGTCGTCCCGGTTGAGGTAAACACCCTGTCTTTGAGCCAGTCCTCATGGGACCAGGTAGCCCGGACCGTCTTTGAGGAAGCCTCCCTCACCGCCGATGACATACTGATCACCGTCCCCTATGTCCGGTGTAGTGGGATCGGCAATGACCTGGGTGAGTACTTCTTCATGCCAGGCCTCGCCTATGGCGACAATATCCGGATTGACCACAGCCAGCTGAAGAAAGGGCAATACAAAAACACCCAGCGGGTAGCCAGCTTCCAGGCCGGCATCATCAGCCCGGTGGAAGACTTTGTCGTCGATGTATTCCGCCACACCGCCAAGAAGATGCTCCTGTACAAGGCCATCTACAATGCCTCCAATACAGTGGAATGTATTGAGATACGTAAAGACGACGTCTCCGGGCAGGCCTTCAACAAAACCATCCGCCTCTACTACCAGAGCTCCGTAGACGACCTGGCGCAGTTATTAGAAGAACAGAAAGCCGAACTTAAGAAAGCCGAAGATGACCTGAATGAGTTTTTACGTAACCCCCATGCATCGGCCGGACAAAAGCAGGAAGCCCGGAGAGCCACTGCCAGGTTAACAGAAGTTTATAAAATCAGACATGCCGAACAGAAGCTCGTTTTCCTGAGGACCCAGTCACAGAACAAAGTCCTCACCAGCTATCAGTCAAAGTTTTTCGACCTGAAAATCCGAGAGCAGTACCTTGATGTACCCTTTGAGCATAAAAACATCAAGGACGTCGATCTGCCCCATACTTTTGGCCTGGCCTACATTTATACAGATGCTTTTAATGACCTGAGGAAAAGCATTTACTCGTCTCAGGAAGATCTGAGTATTAACTGGGAGAGTGAGTGGGCTTTCACCGACAAGACCGACTATATACTGAAGCAGTACGACCAAACCGTCTATAACTCCATAGACGGAGCTTCAGTAGCGCTGGGGTGCTTCGGACTTGACTTTATCGCTGATGGAGTAGGGCTGGGCTATTCCCTGTTCAGAGGTGATGTAGTCCAGGCAGGGGGCTACTCCGTCGGTGTCCTGGTCATTGGTCCCGAGGGCGTGGTCATTGCCAAAGCCTCGGTATCCGCCCTGGTGGTTCTCATCACCAAAAACGGACTCGAAGAAGGCGGGGAACAACTGGGCAGGAGAGCTCTGCTCAAGCTGGGCCAGAAGTATGCGGACGAAGGCGTGATCAGCCGTGAAGCCTTCGCAGAGCTGCAGAGTCTTGAAGAAAGAGAGCTGGCCGCCGCCCTCAAGGCAGCGCTCAATGGCAGAAGGTTACCCGGTGAGTTGCCCTTCCTGAGCCAACTCCATGAGGAGGCACTAAGCACCGTAAGCCGATGGGACGAAGCTGTCTACCTGAAGCTTGAAGACGACCTGGCCAGTAACCCGGCATTTGCTGAGAAATTTTTCGATCTTGCGAATACCGATCCGGGGGTGGTTGAGACGTGGATACGTTTCGGTGAAAGCCCATTACGAATTAATGTCAAATATTTGGAAGGTATTCGAGAGTTTCCAAGTACTTGGAAGATAAATTACTCTAATAGCACAACCAAAGTATACGACGGCAATGAAAACTTTTTAGCAGAGCTAAAAGAAGATCTAGTAATTGCTCCAGGAGGAAGTTCGGGAAGCTGGAATCAATTGCTTAATAAAATCCCTATACCAAACCATTCATATGAAGTTGATGGCTATATTTTTAAAACGGACAACCTAAGTCGAGTAGGTGAAGTACAAGGACTGTTAAGACCTATTGAAAGGGGGAGAAATACAAATCAACAAGGACTTTCAGTCAGTCTAAAAGATGGAATAGTAGGGCAAGACGATGGTGGACATCTCATAGCGAATATACTGTATGGTCCGGGGGAGCAGATTAATTATCTACCCATGACATCAGCACTTAATCGAGGGGACTGGAAATCTATGGAAAATTCATGGAAAGCAGCACTTAATGAAGGAAAAGATGTTAATATTGAAATAATACCAATATTTGAAGGAGATGTTAAAAGACCTGAAGCATTTCAAGTAGACTATTGGATTAATGGAGTTAGGGAAAGGAAGTTTTTTGAAAATTAA